The following are encoded in a window of Phragmites australis chromosome 22, lpPhrAust1.1, whole genome shotgun sequence genomic DNA:
- the LOC133904612 gene encoding ATP-dependent kinase-like protein notR', which translates to MVNPQSTPTLTKYSYFHLCMYNQRNAPICSPLDLFQLAIFTCTFNPSLLLKCLQTLRTEGSVYAPSFDHGVGDPIENDIFVKPQHKIVIVEGNYRLLEEDVWREVRALLDEKWFWYIDIDVSMQRVLKRHIATGKEPDVAAWRIWYNDRPNAELIMESRKNADLVIRSVEFSS; encoded by the exons ATGGTTAACCCACAATCAACTCCAACACTGACAAAGTACAGCTATTTCCATCTCTGCATGTACAATCAGAGAAATG CTCCCATCTGTTCTCCGCTTGATCTGTTTCAATTGGCAATCTTCACGTGTACATTCAATCCATCACTTCTTCTGAAATGTCTACAGACCCTAAGAACAGAG GGTTCAGTTTATGCTCCATCATTTGATCATGGTGTTGGCGACCCAATTGAGAATGACATATTTGTAAAGCCACA GCACAAAATAGTGATCGTTGAAGGAAATTATCGATTACTGGAAGAAGACGTTTGGAGAGAAGTTAGAGCATTGCTCGATGAGAAATGGT TCTGGTACATTGACATTGATGTCTCCATGCAAAGAGTGCTCAAGAGACATATTGCCACAG GAAAAGAGCCAGATGTAGCAGCATGGCGG ATCTGGTACAATGACCGGCCAAATGCGGAGCTCATCATGGAATCAAGAAAGAATGCTGATCTTGTAATCAGATCGGTGGAGTTCTCAAGCTAG
- the LOC133905478 gene encoding auxin-responsive protein IAA30-like: protein MAADLGFEETELRLGLPGGGGSGGGEGEARSSSGKRGFAETIDLKLKLEPAAAAVDVKDEEAAAEEGSVVAAATEESPAGKMKRSPSQSSVVTAAAAQQPDPAEKPRAPKAQVVGWPPVRSFRKNIMSVQAEKGAGGKDVDKSSSAAGAGAAFVKVSMDGAPYLRKVDLKMHKSYQELSKALEKMFSSFTIGSCGSQGMNGMNESKLVDLLNGSEYVPTYEDKDGDWMLVGDVPWEMFVESCKRLRIMKGSEAIGLAPRTMEKCKNKS from the exons ATGGCGGCTGACCTGGGGTTCGAGGAGACCGAGCTCCGGCTGGGCctgcccggcggcggcggcagcggcggcggagagggagaggcgagGAGCTCCTCCGGGAAGAGGGGCTTCGCCGAGACCATCGACCTCAAGCTGAAGCTGgagccggcggccgcggccgtcgACGTgaaggacgaggaggcggcggccgaggaggGCTCGGTCGTGGCCGCAGCGACGGAGGAGTCGCCGGCCGGGAAGATGAAGAGGTCGCCGAGCCAGAGCAGCGTCgtcaccgccgccgcagcgCAGCAGCCCGACCCCGCCGAGAAGCCGCGCGCGCCCAA GGCGCAGGTGGTTGGATGGCCGCCGGTGCGGTCGTTCCGGAAGAACATCATGTCCGTGCAGGccgagaagggcgccggcggcaaGGACGTCGACAAGTCCTCGTCGGCCGCAGGAGCCGGCGCCGCGTTTGTGAAGGTGAGCATGGACGGCGCGCCGTACCTGCGCAAGGTGGACCTGAAGATGCACAAGAGCTACCAGGAGCTGTCAAAGGCGCTTGAGAAGATGTTCAGCTCCTTCACCATTG GAAGCTGTGGGTCTCAAGGGATGAACGGCATGAACGAGAGCAAGCTGGTGGATCTGCTGAACGGCTCCGAGTACGTGCCGACCTACGAGGACAAGGACGGCGACTGGATGCTCGTCGGCGACGTCCCATGGGA GATGTTCGTCGAGTCGTGCAAGCGCCTTCGTATCATGAAAGGATCAGAAGCCATTGGCCTCG cacCAAGGACCATGGAGAAATGCAAGAACAAAAGCTGA
- the LOC133904332 gene encoding auxin-responsive protein IAA31-like, with amino-acid sequence MEAATAASYVADVDNLKATELRLGLPGTEEEPQKTVALPTPPSTPRGKKRDVSGPEEAAKKRDCETAPPAAKAQVVGWPPVRSYRKSCFQQASSTKSKPAAPEETATAAAAGLFVKVSMDGAPYLRKIDLKMYKGYRELREALEAMFLCFSGGADAPAVNPSDFAVTYEDKDGDLMLVGDVPFDMFISTCKRLRIMKGSEARGLGSVKNN; translated from the exons ATGGAGGCCGCCACCGCAGCGAGCTATGTGGCCGACGTTGATAACTTGAAGGCGACCGAGCTGAGGCTCGGCCTGCCGggcaccgaggaggagcccCAGAAGACGGTGGCGCTGCCGACGCCACCGTCGACGCCCAGGGGCAAGAAGCGCGACGTGAGCGGCCCGGAGGAGGCAGCCAAGAAGCGCGACTGCGAGACCGCGCCACCGGCCGCCAA GGCTCAGGTGGTGGGTTGGCCGCCGGTGAGGTCGTACAGGAAGAGCTGCTTCCAGCAGGCCAGCAGCACAAAGAGCAAGCCGGCAGCGCCGGAGGAGaccgccacggccgccgccgccgggctgTTTGTTAAGGTGAGCATGGACGGGGCTCCCTACCTGAGGAAGATCGACCTCAAGATGTACAAGGGCTACCGCGAGCTCAGGGAGGCCCTGGAGGCCATGTTCCTCTGCTTCTCCGGCGGCGCAGACGCCCCGGCCGTCAACCCGTCGGACTTCGCCGTCACCTACGAGGACAAGGACGGCGACCTGATGCTTGTTGGAGATGTGCCCTTCGA CATGTTCATCAGCACCTGCAAGAGGTTGAGGATCATGAAGGGATCTGAAGCAAGAGGACTGGGGTCAGTGAAGAACAACTGA
- the LOC133904947 gene encoding light-inducible protein CPRF2-like isoform X1, with amino-acid sequence MGGGAGDEVVEVSCGGDPGAYAAVLKRKLDMYCAAVAKSMEAKSQESSLGYPNSQASDTSQLISPASFDGDGDGASLITNSNVIDNADFQGKPANSGTSREQSDDDGNLEENSDPANAKKMRRMLSNRESARRSRNRKQAHLNDLESQVSSLTADNASLLKRLADMTQKYKDSTLENRNLIVDVETMRRKVNIAEEAVRRVTGITLLLSTTSNLPASCMPLTSCMSEAASAALPIEESMKQFFQAPLLDDQIKPDLPNAATSGTSGEMDAMPSSLRHVASLENLQKRMHGDSVHSETCNAKLRW; translated from the exons ATGgggggcggcgccggcgacgaggtggtggaggtgagCTGCGGTGGCGACCCAGGGGCCTACGCGGCGGTGCTGAAGAGGAAGCTGGACATGTACTGCGCCGCCGTCGCCAAGTCCATG GAAGCTAAATCACAAGAATCTTCTTTGGGCTACCCCAACTCACAAGCTTCAGACACTTCTCAATTGATTTCTCCAGCTTCTTTTGATG gtgatggagatggagcAAGCCTAATCACAAACTCAAATGTCATAGACAATGCTGATTTTCAAGGCAAGCCAGCTAACAGTGGCACATCAAGGGAACAGTCAGACGATGATGGCAATCTTGAGGAGAATTCTGACCCTGCTAATGCAAAGAAGATGAGGAG AATGCTGTCAAATCGAGAATCAGCTAGGCGGTCAAGAAACAGGAAGCAAGCTCACCTGAACGACCTCGAATCACAG GTTTCCAGTTTAACAGCTGATAATGCATCTTTGCTAAAGCGCCTGGCTGACATGACTCAGAAATACAAGGACTCTACCCTTGAGAATAGAAATCTTATAGTTGATGTTGAGACTATGAGGAGAAAG GTGAACATAGCTGAGGAAGCTGTCAGGAGAGTAACTGGAATAACCCTCCTGTTATCCACCACATCTAACCTGCCTGCAAGCTGCATGCCCTTAACTTCATGCATGTCTGAGGCGGCTTCTGCTGCTCTTCCCATTGAAGAGAGCATGAAACAATTTTTCCAGGCGCCTCTCCTAGATGATCAGATCAAGCCTGACCTCCCAAATGCGGCAACTTCTGGGACCAGTGGGGAGATGGACGCCATGCCATCCTCTCTGCGACATGTCGCTAGCTTGGAGAACCTGCAGAAGAGGATGCATGGAGATTCAGTACATTCTGAGACTTGTAATGCTAAGCTTCGGTGGTAA